One Fibrobacter sp. genomic window, GGATCCAGTAGCTCGGCTAAGAGCAGCTCCTCTGTTGCTTCTAGCTCTAGCGCAAAGTCCTCTTCTAGCACAGCAAAGAGCAGTTCTTCTGTTGCTTCTAGTTCCAGTGCTAAGTCTTCCTCCAGTTCTGTGAAGATTTCTAGCAGCAGCTCGTACGTGCCGTTTGATCATGCAAAATTCTTGTCAAAAGCAAAGTATGAAGATGGAGTGTACAAATCTTTTGTTGACGAACGCACTGGCCGCAGCTATTACTACATCACCATTACCGGTAAGGACACCAGTCATAAAGTAAATACTGTGACCGTCATGGCTGAAAATTTGAACATCGGAGAAATGGTTCGTGGTAGAAAGAATCAGGAAGATGATTCAAAAATTGAACGATATTGCTATGATAATGACACCACCTATTGCGATAAGTACGGTGGCCTTTACCAGTGGGCTGAAATGATGGCCTTGCCTAGCCGTTGCAATACGGAAAGCTGTGCCGATTTAATCAAGGAAAATCACCAAGGAATTTGCCCCGATGGCTGGCGTTTGCTGACCTACAACGACATGTACACCATCGTACATGCTGATGGAAATAATCATGGTGTCGAGGGCGTTCGTTCTGTTCCGTTCGGTGGCTATAACACTACCGGGTACTCCCTAGTAGGCGCCGGGTATCTGTGGGATAAAAGATTTGTAAATGTAAATACAATTACATATTGGTATTATCCCGAAGAGGGTATTCCCACTAGGGGAAGAGTGTCTTCTACGAGTGATACAGGCACTGGTTTCGAGCTAAGTGCTGTTGATAAGACTAATGGTCTCTCTGTCCGTTGCGTAAAGCTAGAAACCGAAGAATAACTCCAATCTCCTAATACATCCCCAAAAAAGATTCTAGGGAACCCTCCATAGAGGGCTCCCATTCCCAAGTTTAAATGACAACCTGAAAATTCAGTCTAGCGTTTCAAAAAAACTTGCTTTTTTATCTTGTACCCCCTTGCCTAAAAATTTTAAATACCTAGCTTTATGCCTGTCCAGTCGACGACCCCGGGAAAACCTCCTGACAGCCGCCCCCTAAGGCAAATCAGGCAACTCGGGGCAATGGCGCCCTGCTAGAGCCTCCAAACAGAAGGCAATGATGGACATCAAAATTTTGCCGCAACCCGACGATGTCACCTGCGGCCCCACGAGCTTGCATGCCGTGTACGAGTATCTTGGTTACAAGATTCCCCTTAAAAAGCTAATTTCTGAAATTGAGTTCCTGGAAGAAGGTGGTACTCTCGGGGTGTTCCTGGGAATTGACGCGCTGAAGCGGGGTTTCAAGGCGACCATCCATTCTTACAATCTCAAGATTTTCGACCCTACCTGGAGTGAGCTGAAAATGCCTGAACTTCGGGGAAAGCTAACGCAGTTGCGCCGTACAAAGACTGCTCCGAAACTGCGCAAGGCCATTGAGGCGTACATCCGGTTTATCGACTTGGGCGGAACCGTCGCCATGACAGATTTGCGGGCGGCCATGTTCGAGAAATATTTCAAGAAAGGTGTTCCCGTTCTTTGCGGACTTTCGGCCACTTACCTTTACCAGTGCAAGCGAGAATACACCGACGAAAACGACCAATCCGTCTTTGACGATATTCACGGGGAGCCCTGCGGTCATTTTGTGGTGGCGTACGGTTTAGATGAAAACAAGCAGTTCCTGGTAGCGGATCCGGACTGTTCCAATCCCCTTCATAAAAGTCCCTATTACAAG contains:
- a CDS encoding peptidase-C39 like family protein; the encoded protein is MMDIKILPQPDDVTCGPTSLHAVYEYLGYKIPLKKLISEIEFLEEGGTLGVFLGIDALKRGFKATIHSYNLKIFDPTWSELKMPELRGKLTQLRRTKTAPKLRKAIEAYIRFIDLGGTVAMTDLRAAMFEKYFKKGVPVLCGLSATYLYQCKREYTDENDQSVFDDIHGEPCGHFVVAYGLDENKQFLVADPDCSNPLHKSPYYKVDKFRFLHSILLGVMTYDGNVLVVEKV